In one Brienomyrus brachyistius isolate T26 chromosome 5, BBRACH_0.4, whole genome shotgun sequence genomic region, the following are encoded:
- the LOC125742761 gene encoding uncharacterized protein LOC125742761 produces the protein MLWLPLVAMVFASALPFPASLSPRLITAALEPGRSSLTHRSNVSSDYWLQNESMSEGLNSMNTKQVYKNKTFEDYSSQSNQSLRNSGHLYRPSRKDYNMTVVGENSGKLNVSNVQKLQNNQSQMAYNISSFFNQRDYKSHSNQSQKSTFSVIQRQKNVQKSGIQKDMIPPYSHVNGGNLGTSDFQIIKGKHRLEDYVSLSNQAPEDYKSQKSPAQEVIQNKGRHLFNTTAEKYNTLTKDISRHRDASIKNQISQDATSQAQQEPIGHNDEPKRIAEKEKSQASLGEAIEMGGLVEGGKLVGEEDLLFLDTHPRVLFSPSSSPPNHPPRLLMLEAGLLADGEREEEEEEEWDRDNENRTESEQVGEVDQWIDAIDHTHMDMSNNVEKYQGSHTESSLQRQQSGLSPHDTQGGPESQQDSRSKTRHRRSRVSTPRGWEMSVCEAASEWVIDKKTAIDSYGKNVTVLPEIQTLMGPLKQYFYETRCKEDERHGMSRAGVSRSLGMAGGSCRGVDRRQWVSECKAKQSYVRALTIDVNKRVGWRWIRIDSSCVCVLLSRVSRN, from the coding sequence ATGCTCTGGCTTCCCTTGGTTGCCATGGTGTTCGCCTCGGCCCTCCCCTTCCCTGCAAGTCTGTCTCCAAGGCTCATTACTGCAGCACTAGAGCCTGGAAGAAGTTCTCTTACCCACAGGAGTAATGTCAGCAGTGACTACTGGCTACAAAATGAAAGCATGAGTGAAGGACTGAACAGTATGAACACAAAACAggtttacaaaaataaaacttttGAGGACTACAGCTCTCAGAGTAATCAAAGCCTGAGAAATTCTGGACATTTATACAGGCCCTCACGGAAGGACTATAACATGACTGTTGTTGGTGAAAACAGTGGGAAACTAAATGTAAGCAATGTACAAAAATTGCAGAATAATCAGAGCCAAATGGCCTACAACATATCTTCTTTTTTTAATCAGAGGGATTATAAATCCCACAGCAATCAATCACAAAAGAGCACATTCAGTGTTATTCAGAGGCAGAAAAATGTCCAAAAGAGTGGCATACAGAAAGACATGATTCCTCCATATTCACACGTTAATGGAGGCAATTTGGGAACCAGTGATTTTCAGATCATTAAAGGGAAACACAGGCTGGAAGATTATGTTTCTCTGAGTAACCAGGCACCAGAGGATTACAAATCTCAGAAAAGCCCTGCACAAGAAGTCATTCAGAACAAGGGGCGCCATTTGTTTAATACAACAGCTGAAAAATACAACACATTGACAAAGGATATCAGCAGACATCGAGATGCTTCAATAAAAAATCAAATATCCCAGGACGCCACCAGTCAAGCACAACAAGAACCAATCGGACACAACGATGAGCCCAAAAGAATAGCAGAGAAAGAGAAAAGCCAGGCCAGCTTGGGTGAAGCAATTGAGATGGGGGGGCTAGTGGAGGGAGGGAAATTGGTGGGGGAAGAAGATCTCCTGTTCTTGGACACACACCCCCGGGTCCTGTTCTCCCCCTCTTCCTCGCCTCCAAACCATCCGCCTCGTCTCCTCATGCTTGAGGCCGGACTACTGGCTGATGGCGAgcgagaggaagaggaggaggaagagtggGATAGAGATAATGAAAACAGGACTGAATCTGAGCAGGTGGGAGAGGTGGATCAGTGGATAGACGCCATTGATCATACACATATggacatgagcaataatgtagAAAAATACCAAGGTAGTCATACTGAGAGCAGCCTGCAGAGGCAGCAGTCAGGCCTGTCACCACATGACACCCAAGGAGGCCCAGAGAGCCAGCAGGACTCTCGGTCAAAAACCCGGCACAGACGCTCTCGGGTCTCTACCCCTAGGGGATGGGAAATGTCTGTGTGCGAGGCGGCCAGCGAATGGGTCATCGACAAAAAGACTGCCATCGATTCCTACGGGAAGAACGTCACTGTGCTACCCGAGATCCAGACCCTGATGGGCCCCCTGAAGCAGTACTTCTACGAGACACGATGCAAGGAGGATGAGAGGCACGGGATGAGCCGCGCGGGAGTCAGCAGGAGCCTGGGGATGGCCGGAGGCAGCTGCCGCGGGGTCGACAGGCGCCAGTGGGTCAGTGAGTGTAAGGCTAAGCAGTCTTACGTCAGGGCTTTAACCATAGACGTCAACAAGAGAGTGGGCTGGAGGTGGATCAGGATCGACTCATCCTGTGTTTGCGTGCTGCTGTCCCGGGTCAGCAGGAACTAA